AAAACGCCTATAGCCATGAGGCAGCGGTTTATCGCGGCGGCGACCGGACCGCGACGATAAATTCCGCACCCGCCCCTGTGACTGAGGCTGGTGATGGGTCTAGGGTCCGCGCCAGATGATCCCAGCAAGGAAATATCGATGCAAAGACGACAGCTTCTTCTCGGCGGCGCGGGCTTTCTGGTGCTGACCGGCTGCGCCAGCGCGAACGGCATGGACGCCGGCTCGTCGGCCGCGGGCGATGCGCCATCGGCCGCCACGCTTTCGGAGGAAGCCGCGATCGCGCGCGCCGTGCTGCCGCGCCAGACGCCGCGCGCCGAGCTGCTGCAGGCATGGACCGGCGCCCATGGCGGCACGCCGCCCTTCGACAAGGCGACGCCGGCCAAGGTGCGCGAGGCGATCCTGGAAGGGATCGAGCTGCAGCGCGCGGAGATCGCGGCCATCGCCAACAATCCCGACGCCCCGACCTTCGCCAACACCTCCGTCGCCATGCAGATGGCGGGCGAGCCGCTGGACCGGGTGATGAGCGTGTTCGGCGTCATGACCTCCAACATCGGCGGCGAAGAGTGGGAGGCGCTGGACAGCGAGGTCTCGCCGCTGCTGTCGGCGGCGTCGGACGAGATTACCTTCAACGAAGCCCTGTTCGCCCGCATCAAGGCGGTGGCGGACGGCGCGCGGGGCGCCGGGCTGAACCCGCAGCAGACGCGCATCGCCACGCGGTCGCGCGACGCCTACGTCCGCAACGGCGCGGCGCTGGACGCGGCCGGCAAGGCCGAGTTGGGCCGCATCAACACCGCCCTGTCGAACGCCTTTACCCGCTTCGGCCAGAAGGTCGTGGCCGACGAGAACAGCTGGACGCTGATCCCGAACGAGGCCGGCGTGCGCGGCCTGCCGGCGTCCAACAAGACGGCGGCGGCGGCGGCGGCGCGGACCCGGAACCTGCAGGGCTGGGCGATCCTGAACACCCGCTCCAGCGTCGATCCGTTCCTGACCTTTGCTGACGACCGGTCCTTGCGCGAGCAGGTGTGGAACAAGTTCGTCAATCGTGGCGACAACGGCGATGCGAACGACACCAACGCGACCATCGCCGAGATCGTGAAGCTGCGCGACCAGCGGGCGAAGCTGCTGGGTTTCCGCAACCACGCCGAATGGCGGATGCAGGACACCATGGCCAAGACCCCGGCCGCGGCCGAGGATCTGATGCAGCGGGTCTGGGCGCCGGCCAAGGCGCGGGTGGCGGAAGAAGTCGCCGACATGCGCGGCATCGCCGGCCATGACATCGAGCCGTGGGACTACCTCTATTACGCCGAGAAGGTCCGCAAGGCGAAGTACGACCTGGATCAGAACGAGCTGCGTCCGTACTTCGAGCTGAACAACGTGCGCGCC
The genomic region above belongs to Brevundimonas sp. PAMC22021 and contains:
- a CDS encoding M3 family metallopeptidase, with the protein product MQRRQLLLGGAGFLVLTGCASANGMDAGSSAAGDAPSAATLSEEAAIARAVLPRQTPRAELLQAWTGAHGGTPPFDKATPAKVREAILEGIELQRAEIAAIANNPDAPTFANTSVAMQMAGEPLDRVMSVFGVMTSNIGGEEWEALDSEVSPLLSAASDEITFNEALFARIKAVADGARGAGLNPQQTRIATRSRDAYVRNGAALDAAGKAELGRINTALSNAFTRFGQKVVADENSWTLIPNEAGVRGLPASNKTAAAAAARTRNLQGWAILNTRSSVDPFLTFADDRSLREQVWNKFVNRGDNGDANDTNATIAEIVKLRDQRAKLLGFRNHAEWRMQDTMAKTPAAAEDLMQRVWAPAKARVAEEVADMRGIAGHDIEPWDYLYYAEKVRKAKYDLDQNELRPYFELNNVRAGSFYMAERLYGFTFAKLPQGSVPVFHPDVTVYEVRDAGRPIGLYYTDDYARPGKRSGAWMTTYRSHSIYDGPENTLGSNNNNFVKAPDGEPILISLDDAETLFHEFGHTLHAYSSNVVYPALGGTPRDFVEYPSQVHEHWVLTRPILDGYLKNVETGQSMPQALVDKIEAAATFNQGYATVSYLSSAIVDMDLHTQAVPPTDIDAFEKASLARIGMPREIVMRHRLPQFNHLFTSDAYSAGYYSYLWSETMDADTWAFFEESGDVFDPQIAQRFKAIMLAPGNTTDRAEAYREFRGRDPDVAALLKVRGFPTS